Proteins from a genomic interval of Xanthomonas sp. AM6:
- a CDS encoding lipid A deacylase LpxR family protein, producing the protein MLSSRLPLAVAVAAVLAIASLPAAAADRCTGSALQDTPPTVNLRVDNDLFGGAGQDQGYTNGFGVTLVSPNLVDFTDDPCLPRLARAVNRYLERLHPGEFEQQNMVFSFGQAIYTPTDKTRRDLIKDDRPYVGVLAMSFGYNARNQDRLRTTQLLLGMVGPSAQGKQVQDMVHDALGDEKFLGWDNQLHDEPVFRVLHERMRRWPGDAAVNADGWGWDAISHWGGALGTLETHANAGAEVRFGWKLPDDFGSSPLRPAGENTAPPRYGMGRGWSAHLFLTSDARWVLRDITLDGNTFRDSHSVKKRPFVGEAGFGLAVMRGKWKFALARYWSTREFDLQKQTPVFGSFTISRRL; encoded by the coding sequence ATGCTGTCATCGCGCCTGCCTCTCGCCGTTGCCGTCGCCGCTGTTCTCGCCATCGCCTCGCTGCCCGCCGCCGCCGCCGACCGTTGCACCGGCAGCGCCCTGCAGGACACGCCGCCCACGGTGAACCTGCGGGTCGACAACGACCTGTTCGGCGGTGCCGGCCAGGACCAGGGCTATACCAACGGGTTCGGCGTGACCCTGGTCTCGCCGAACCTGGTCGACTTCACCGACGACCCCTGCCTGCCGCGGCTGGCACGGGCGGTCAACCGCTACCTGGAACGCCTGCACCCGGGCGAGTTCGAGCAGCAGAACATGGTCTTCAGCTTCGGCCAGGCCATCTACACCCCGACCGACAAGACCCGCCGCGACCTGATCAAGGACGACCGCCCCTACGTCGGCGTGCTGGCGATGAGTTTCGGCTACAACGCGCGCAACCAGGACCGCCTGCGCACCACCCAGTTGCTGCTGGGCATGGTCGGCCCCTCGGCGCAGGGCAAGCAGGTGCAGGACATGGTGCACGATGCGCTCGGCGACGAGAAGTTCCTCGGCTGGGACAACCAGCTGCACGACGAACCGGTGTTCCGCGTGCTGCACGAACGCATGCGCCGCTGGCCCGGCGACGCGGCGGTCAACGCCGACGGCTGGGGCTGGGACGCGATCAGCCACTGGGGCGGCGCGCTCGGCACCCTGGAGACCCATGCCAACGCCGGCGCCGAAGTGCGCTTCGGCTGGAAGCTGCCGGACGATTTCGGCAGCTCGCCGCTGCGCCCGGCCGGCGAGAACACCGCCCCGCCCCGCTACGGCATGGGCCGCGGCTGGTCGGCGCACCTGTTCCTGACCAGCGACGCGCGCTGGGTGCTGCGCGACATCACCCTGGACGGCAACACCTTCCGCGACAGCCACAGCGTGAAGAAGCGCCCCTTCGTCGGCGAAGCCGGCTTCGGCCTGGCGGTGATGCGCGGCAAGTGGAAGTTCGCCCTGGCGCGCTACTGGAGCACCCGCGAATTCGACCTGCAGAAGCAGACCCCGGTGTTCGGCAGCTTCACGATCAGTCGGCGTCTCTGA
- a CDS encoding DUF493 family protein yields the protein MDITSDNPEHGFQFPGVFELSAMGTANTGLETELPRLLAQAGVDVLEERISWKHSSNGKYVSVRIAFRAADRAQYDAAHVALREHPEVKWTL from the coding sequence ATGGACATCACCTCCGACAATCCCGAACACGGCTTCCAGTTCCCCGGCGTCTTCGAGCTCAGCGCGATGGGCACCGCCAACACCGGGCTGGAGACCGAGCTGCCGCGCCTGCTCGCGCAGGCCGGCGTGGACGTGCTGGAAGAGCGCATCAGCTGGAAGCATTCGTCCAACGGCAAGTACGTGTCGGTGCGGATCGCCTTCCGCGCCGCCGACCGCGCCCAGTACGACGCCGCGCACGTGGCGCTGCGCGAGCATCCGGAAGTGAAGTGGACGCTGTAG
- the lipB gene encoding lipoyl(octanoyl) transferase LipB — MQRFTDARGEASADELWVVEHDPVFTLGQAGKPEHVLAPGQIPVLHVDRGGQVTYHGPGQLVVYPLLDLRRLKIGVRDYVCRIEQAIIDTLDEWNILGQRRDGAPGVYVGAAKVAALGIRVRRGCTFHGLSFNVAMDLEPFHRINPCGYQGLQVTSVLDLGGPSGMQAVKPVLLAQLARQFGLTLQPLDALPDLTLTHAA, encoded by the coding sequence ATGCAGCGCTTCACCGATGCGCGCGGCGAGGCCAGCGCCGACGAGCTGTGGGTGGTGGAGCACGACCCGGTGTTCACCCTCGGCCAGGCCGGCAAGCCCGAACACGTGCTGGCGCCGGGCCAGATCCCGGTGCTGCACGTGGACCGCGGCGGCCAGGTCACCTACCACGGCCCCGGCCAGCTGGTGGTGTACCCGCTGCTGGACCTGCGCCGGCTGAAGATCGGCGTGCGCGACTACGTGTGCCGGATCGAGCAGGCGATCATCGACACGCTGGACGAATGGAACATCCTCGGCCAGCGCCGCGACGGCGCGCCCGGCGTCTACGTCGGCGCGGCCAAGGTCGCCGCGCTGGGCATCCGCGTGCGCCGCGGCTGCACCTTCCACGGCCTGTCGTTCAACGTGGCGATGGACCTGGAGCCGTTCCACCGCATCAACCCCTGCGGCTACCAGGGCCTGCAGGTGACCTCGGTGCTAGACTTGGGCGGTCCCTCCGGCATGCAGGCCGTCAAACCGGTGCTGCTGGCCCAACTGGCGCGCCAGTTCGGGCTGACCCTGCAGCCGCTCGACGCCCTGCCCGACCTCACGCTCACGCACGCGGCCTGA